Proteins from a single region of uncultured Fretibacterium sp.:
- a CDS encoding GNAT family N-acetyltransferase: MEFRTVASERERFLDLLLLADEEEAMIARYLDRGEMIALYDGGLKGVCVVTKEREGLYELQNIAIVPEHRGRGYGRALILHVLDRYRGQGVLQVGTGGRTAAFYASCGFEISHTLKNYFTEHYSRPIVEDGVWLLDKIYLKRVL, encoded by the coding sequence GTGGAATTCCGAACGGTCGCGTCCGAAAGGGAGCGTTTTCTCGACCTGCTCCTCCTGGCGGACGAGGAGGAGGCGATGATCGCTCGCTATCTGGACCGAGGCGAGATGATCGCCCTTTACGACGGCGGGCTCAAGGGTGTGTGCGTCGTGACAAAGGAGAGAGAGGGGCTCTACGAGCTCCAGAACATCGCGATCGTCCCGGAGCATCGGGGACGTGGCTACGGCAGGGCGCTGATCCTCCACGTCCTCGATCGGTACAGGGGCCAAGGCGTCCTGCAGGTCGGAACCGGCGGACGCACCGCCGCGTTCTACGCGTCCTGCGGCTTCGAGATCTCCCACACGCTGAAGAACTACTTCACAGAGCACTACAGCCGTCCGATCGTCGAGGACGGCGTGTGGCTCCTCGACAAGATTTACCTCAAGCGGGTGCTGTGA
- a CDS encoding PucR family transcriptional regulator ligand-binding domain-containing protein, with protein MVTIEKILSLPVFEGSVCAAGMKGEDRRVRYIDIAEVPDIRFWVSPDVFFLTTAYALHGEEAAFMDFLRSLVRNGAAGLGVKLGRFLDRLPDEFYAYADENDFPIVLLPSELRYSHAIRAAMEAILEDEREDPPFGGVLDDCLEEALFGDFPMRSLLHFEKAGFPLDTQVRVVLIALRDARADMGVSALRSLMRGAGLFAAVRTSSETIVLMSRADEVSEALSDSLSLLAGGARIAMGGFHRLKDFRKSYEEAQWVLGLFGLLGLDEGLHAFEDMELFVPLLRNRAPEGVYRSALRLLAPLMDYDSRHDAELINTLHAFILCDRNHKEAARTLHLHRNTLRYRLGKIESLLPPGSLSGFPFLRLSLALLIHLSK; from the coding sequence ATGGTTACGATCGAGAAAATATTGTCGCTTCCCGTTTTTGAGGGGTCGGTCTGTGCCGCGGGTATGAAGGGCGAAGATCGGCGGGTACGCTATATCGATATTGCCGAGGTCCCGGACATCCGCTTCTGGGTGAGCCCCGACGTGTTCTTCCTCACCACGGCATATGCCCTGCATGGGGAGGAGGCCGCCTTCATGGATTTTCTGCGCAGCCTGGTCCGGAACGGGGCGGCCGGGCTGGGGGTCAAGCTGGGGCGTTTTCTGGACAGGCTGCCGGACGAATTCTATGCGTATGCGGACGAGAACGACTTTCCGATCGTCCTGCTGCCCTCGGAGCTTCGCTATTCCCATGCCATTCGTGCCGCCATGGAGGCGATCCTGGAGGATGAGCGGGAGGACCCCCCGTTTGGCGGCGTTTTGGACGACTGCCTCGAGGAGGCCCTGTTCGGGGACTTCCCCATGCGCTCGCTCCTCCACTTCGAGAAGGCGGGCTTTCCCCTGGACACTCAGGTCCGGGTGGTTCTCATCGCCTTGCGGGACGCAAGGGCCGATATGGGGGTGAGCGCGCTCAGATCCCTGATGCGCGGGGCCGGCCTTTTTGCCGCGGTCCGGACCTCATCCGAGACCATCGTTCTGATGTCCCGTGCCGATGAGGTTTCGGAGGCGCTCTCCGATTCCCTTTCCCTCCTGGCGGGAGGGGCCCGCATTGCCATGGGGGGATTCCATCGGCTCAAGGACTTCAGGAAGTCTTATGAGGAGGCGCAGTGGGTCTTGGGCCTGTTCGGGCTTCTCGGCCTCGACGAGGGGCTCCATGCGTTCGAGGACATGGAGCTCTTTGTCCCCCTGCTGCGGAACCGTGCCCCCGAAGGGGTGTATCGTTCCGCGCTGCGTCTGCTTGCCCCGCTTATGGATTACGATTCCCGGCACGATGCCGAATTGATAAATACGCTCCATGCCTTTATCCTGTGCGATCGCAATCATAAGGAGGCCGCCAGGACGCTGCACCTTCATCGCAATACCCTTCGCTA